From Psychroflexus torquis ATCC 700755, the proteins below share one genomic window:
- the uvrB gene encoding excinuclease ABC subunit UvrB, producing the protein MKFTLKSDFKPAGDQPQAIDKLVKGLHNNERYQTLLGVTGSGKTFTMANVVEEVQRPTLVLAHNKTLAAQLYSEFKAFFPDSAVEYFVSYYDYYQPEAFIPSSGTYIEKDLSINDEIEKLRLSTTSSLLSGRRDVIVVASVSCLYGIGNPAEFQKNVISIEVDQQISRTKLLQRLVQSLYSRTEALFNRGNFRIKGDTLDVFPGYADHAYRIHFFGDEIEEIEAFDVETKEVMAKYDKLNIYPANIFVTSPDILNQAIDQIAIDLGKQIEYFKDIGKPLEAKRIEERTNFDLEMIKELGYCSGIENYSRYLDGRKPGTRPFCLIDYFPDDFLMIVDESHVTIPQVGAMYGGDRSRKENLVDYGFRLPAAMDNRPLRLEEYEALQNQVVYVSATPADYELQKSGGVVVEQVIRPTGLLDPVIEVRPSQNQIDDLIEEINIRVDKDQRILVTTLTKRMAEELSKYLTRVKIRTRYIHSDIDTLERVEIMSDLRKGVFDVLVGVNLLREGLDLPEVSLVAILDADKEGFLRSNRTLTQTIGRAARHLEGKGILYADKITVSMQKTMDQTDYRRQKQIDYNIKHNITPQAVKKSLDSALSGKKKEPYEVIEMPTLEAAEEAVANYSESDLKKRMTKVRKSMEKAAKDLDFMEAARFRDELKMLQKKVEEEKA; encoded by the coding sequence ATGAAATTCACTCTGAAATCAGATTTCAAACCTGCTGGCGACCAACCTCAAGCGATCGATAAACTGGTAAAGGGTCTTCATAATAATGAGCGGTATCAAACTTTATTGGGCGTCACAGGATCGGGAAAGACCTTCACCATGGCCAATGTGGTGGAAGAGGTTCAAAGACCAACACTGGTTCTGGCTCATAATAAAACTCTAGCGGCACAACTCTATTCAGAATTCAAAGCGTTTTTTCCTGATAGTGCCGTTGAATATTTTGTGTCCTATTATGATTATTACCAGCCAGAAGCCTTTATCCCTTCAAGTGGAACTTATATTGAAAAAGATCTATCCATCAATGATGAAATTGAAAAACTTAGACTAAGCACCACTTCCTCATTACTTTCAGGACGGCGAGATGTTATAGTTGTTGCTTCGGTAAGTTGTCTGTATGGTATTGGAAACCCCGCAGAATTTCAAAAGAATGTTATTTCTATCGAAGTGGATCAGCAGATTTCAAGAACTAAACTTCTTCAACGTTTGGTACAAAGTTTATACTCTAGAACAGAAGCTCTATTTAATCGTGGTAATTTCAGAATAAAAGGAGATACCTTAGATGTGTTTCCGGGCTATGCTGATCATGCTTATCGCATTCACTTCTTTGGTGACGAAATTGAAGAGATTGAAGCTTTTGATGTTGAAACCAAAGAGGTTATGGCGAAATATGATAAATTAAATATTTATCCTGCCAATATTTTCGTGACTTCCCCTGATATCCTAAATCAAGCTATCGATCAAATTGCTATCGATCTAGGAAAACAGATTGAATACTTTAAAGATATAGGAAAACCTTTAGAAGCTAAACGTATCGAGGAACGAACCAACTTCGATCTTGAAATGATAAAAGAATTAGGCTATTGCTCTGGAATTGAAAACTACTCTAGGTATTTAGACGGAAGGAAGCCAGGCACAAGACCATTTTGTTTGATTGATTATTTTCCAGACGATTTTTTAATGATTGTGGATGAAAGTCACGTTACCATTCCCCAAGTAGGGGCTATGTATGGTGGTGACCGATCTCGTAAGGAAAACTTGGTAGATTATGGATTTAGACTACCTGCTGCCATGGACAATAGGCCGCTAAGGCTAGAAGAATACGAAGCTTTGCAAAACCAGGTGGTCTATGTGAGTGCTACTCCAGCTGATTATGAATTGCAAAAATCTGGTGGAGTAGTTGTTGAGCAGGTCATAAGACCAACAGGATTATTGGATCCAGTGATAGAAGTACGACCTAGTCAGAATCAAATCGATGATCTCATTGAAGAAATTAATATCAGAGTTGATAAAGATCAAAGAATATTGGTAACAACTCTAACCAAACGAATGGCAGAAGAGTTGTCCAAGTATTTGACCAGAGTAAAAATAAGAACCCGGTATATCCACAGTGATATCGACACTTTAGAAAGAGTTGAAATTATGTCTGACTTAAGAAAAGGAGTGTTTGATGTTTTGGTGGGTGTAAATTTACTGAGGGAAGGTCTAGATTTACCTGAAGTATCTTTGGTGGCCATTTTGGATGCGGATAAAGAGGGCTTTTTAAGAAGTAACAGAACACTGACTCAAACTATAGGGAGAGCCGCTAGACATCTGGAAGGCAAAGGCATACTGTATGCAGATAAAATTACAGTTAGCATGCAGAAAACCATGGACCAAACCGATTATAGACGCCAAAAACAAATTGATTACAATATAAAACATAACATTACACCACAGGCTGTCAAAAAATCCTTGGATTCTGCCTTAAGTGGAAAGAAAAAGGAACCCTACGAAGTGATAGAAATGCCAACCCTTGAAGCTGCAGAAGAAGCTGTCGCTAATTATTCTGAAAGCGACTTGAAAAAGAGAATGACCAAGGTGAGAAAATCTATGGAAAAAGCTGCGAAGGATCTTGACTTTATGGAAGCTGCTAGATTTAGAGATGAATTGAAAATGCTTCAAAAAAAAGTAGAGGAAGAAAAAGCGTAA
- a CDS encoding protease complex subunit PrcB family protein, protein MKPILLLLLSMVLFSCSSEDDMTKADSRLEFVKDGNFNDENRSLANQNFSISNQSELENTFADKESFLSYFDENPINFQQDILLIATDEVRNTSGYSIDILFESENETTLVFKIQNNSPEGSMVTLPLLIPYQVKKIPKTNKEIIFQ, encoded by the coding sequence ATGAAACCTATCCTTCTTCTACTGCTTTCCATGGTGCTTTTCAGCTGCTCTTCAGAGGATGATATGACTAAAGCTGATTCTAGATTAGAATTCGTCAAAGACGGCAATTTTAACGATGAAAATAGATCCCTAGCCAATCAAAATTTCAGTATCAGCAATCAATCTGAACTTGAAAACACCTTTGCAGACAAAGAATCATTTCTAAGTTATTTTGATGAAAACCCAATCAACTTTCAACAAGATATACTATTAATAGCTACAGATGAAGTTAGAAATACCAGCGGGTATTCTATTGATATTTTATTTGAAAGTGAAAATGAAACCACACTTGTCTTCAAAATTCAAAATAACTCTCCAGAAGGTTCTATGGTCACCTTACCTCTGTTGATTCCATATCAAGTCAAAAAAATACCAAAAACCAATAAAGAGATTATTTTTCAGTAA
- a CDS encoding SIMPL domain-containing protein (The SIMPL domain is named for its presence in mouse protein SIMPL (signalling molecule that associates with mouse pelle-like kinase). Bacterial member BP26, from Brucella, was shown to assemble into a channel-like structure, while YggE from E. coli has been associated with resistance to oxidative stress.) has product MGIGGTADTLVSPDRIYLDILISKDDTNGRTSVEKLEQKMISELEKLSIDIEKQLFVADAGSNFKSYFLSGQKVLKNKSYSLLVYQASTLGKVLNALQDIEISNINLGKTEHSQIDLIQSQMKAKAVTNAKEAAGAMSKAIGQDIGKAIYISETNSYTYALQGKASGVQIRGASSINETYSPNLSFDQMEVKSEVLVRFSLN; this is encoded by the coding sequence ATTGGTATTGGAGGTACCGCTGACACTTTAGTAAGTCCAGACAGGATTTACTTGGATATTTTAATATCTAAAGACGATACCAATGGAAGAACAAGCGTCGAAAAGCTGGAACAAAAGATGATTTCAGAATTAGAAAAACTATCTATTGATATTGAAAAGCAACTCTTTGTAGCTGATGCTGGGAGTAACTTTAAATCTTATTTTTTGTCTGGTCAGAAAGTTCTAAAAAATAAGTCCTACAGCCTTTTGGTGTATCAGGCCTCTACTTTAGGTAAGGTCTTAAACGCATTACAAGACATTGAGATTTCTAATATCAACTTAGGAAAAACGGAACACTCTCAAATTGATCTTATTCAATCACAGATGAAAGCAAAAGCGGTAACTAATGCAAAAGAAGCTGCTGGAGCAATGTCTAAAGCTATAGGGCAAGATATTGGTAAGGCGATATATATTTCGGAAACCAACTCCTATACCTATGCTTTACAAGGAAAAGCTTCTGGTGTACAGATAAGAGGAGCTTCCTCTATAAATGAAACCTATTCTCCAAACCTATCTTTTGATCAAATGGAAGTGAAGAGTGAAGTTTTAGTAAGGTTTTCATTAAACTAA